In Mycobacterium tuberculosis H37Rv, a single window of DNA contains:
- the mycP2 gene encoding membrane-anchored mycosin (MycP2 (serine protease) (subtilisin-like protease) (subtilase-like) (mycosin-2)), with protein sequence MASPLNRPGLRAAAASAALTLVALSANVPAAQAIPPPSVDPAMVPADARPGPDQPMRRSNSCSTPITVRNPDVAQLAPGFNLVNISKAWQYSTGNGVPVAVIDTGVSPNPRLPVVPGGDYIMGEDGLSDCDAHGTVVSSIIAAAPLGILPMPRAMPATAAFPPPAGPPPVTAAPAPPVEVPPPMPPPPPVTITQTVAPPPPPPEDAGAMAPSNGPPDPQTEDEPAVPPPPPGAPDGVVGVAPHATIISIRQSSRAFEPVNPSSAGPNSDEKVKAGTLDSVARAVVHAANMGAKVINISVTACLPAAAPGDQRVLGAALWYAATVKDAVIVAAAGNDGEAGCGNNPMYDPLDPSDPRDWHQVTVVSSPSWFSDYVLSVGAVDAYGAALDKSMSGPWVGVAAPGTHIMGLSPQGGGPVNAYPPSRPGEKNMPFWGTSFSAAYVSGVAALVRAKFPELTAYQVINRIVQSAHNPPAGVDNKLGYGLVDPVAALTFNIPSGDRMAPGAQSRVITPAAPPPPPDHRARNIAIGFVGAVATGVLAMAIGARLRRAR encoded by the coding sequence ATGGCTTCGCCACTAAACCGACCTGGCCTGCGGGCCGCGGCCGCGAGCGCCGCCCTCACCCTCGTTGCTTTGTCAGCTAATGTTCCTGCGGCACAGGCTATCCCACCGCCGTCGGTAGATCCGGCGATGGTGCCTGCAGACGCGCGGCCTGGACCTGATCAGCCCATGCGCCGCTCCAACAGCTGCTCCACACCGATCACCGTAAGAAATCCCGACGTGGCGCAGCTAGCACCGGGCTTCAACCTGGTCAACATCAGCAAGGCGTGGCAGTACAGCACCGGCAACGGTGTGCCCGTGGCAGTCATCGACACCGGCGTCAGTCCCAACCCGCGGCTGCCGGTGGTGCCCGGTGGCGACTACATCATGGGGGAGGACGGCCTATCGGATTGCGACGCGCACGGCACGGTGGTGAGTTCGATCATTGCCGCTGCACCGCTTGGGATTTTACCGATGCCAAGGGCCATGCCGGCCACCGCGGCGTTCCCACCGCCGGCCGGGCCGCCGCCGGTCACCGCCGCGCCGGCGCCGCCGGTAGAAGTCCCGCCCCCGATGCCCCCGCCGCCGCCGGTGACGATCACCCAAACCGTTGCGCCACCGCCACCACCACCCGAGGATGCGGGCGCCATGGCGCCGTCCAATGGACCGCCGGATCCGCAAACCGAAGACGAACCCGCGGTGCCCCCACCCCCGCCGGGCGCCCCGGACGGGGTGGTGGGGGTGGCCCCGCATGCGACCATCATCTCGATTCGGCAGTCCTCGCGGGCCTTCGAGCCGGTCAACCCGTCGTCGGCGGGTCCCAACTCCGATGAGAAAGTCAAAGCGGGCACCCTCGACTCGGTGGCGCGTGCCGTGGTACACGCGGCGAACATGGGGGCGAAAGTGATCAACATTTCGGTGACCGCATGTCTGCCTGCGGCGGCTCCGGGCGACCAGCGGGTGCTGGGCGCCGCGCTGTGGTATGCGGCCACCGTCAAGGATGCGGTGATCGTGGCAGCAGCCGGCAACGACGGGGAGGCCGGCTGCGGCAACAACCCGATGTATGACCCGCTGGACCCGTCAGATCCCCGGGACTGGCATCAGGTCACGGTTGTGTCGTCACCGTCATGGTTCTCTGATTACGTCCTGTCGGTAGGTGCCGTCGATGCCTACGGCGCCGCACTGGACAAGAGCATGTCGGGTCCGTGGGTCGGTGTCGCGGCACCGGGAACCCACATCATGGGTCTATCGCCACAAGGCGGCGGACCGGTCAATGCCTACCCGCCGTCGCGGCCAGGCGAGAAGAATATGCCGTTCTGGGGCACCAGCTTTTCGGCGGCCTACGTCAGCGGCGTCGCGGCACTGGTGCGGGCCAAATTCCCCGAGTTGACTGCCTACCAAGTGATCAACCGGATCGTGCAGTCGGCGCACAATCCGCCTGCGGGCGTGGACAACAAACTGGGGTACGGGCTGGTGGATCCGGTCGCCGCATTGACGTTTAACATCCCATCCGGTGATCGGATGGCCCCGGGTGCACAGAGCCGGGTGATCACGCCCGCCGCGCCACCCCCTCCGCCCGATCACCGGGCGCGCAATATCGCTATCGGGTTCGTCGGCGCAGTGGCCACCGGTGTGCTGGCAATGGCAATCGGGGCTCGGCTACGGAGGGCGCGTTGA
- the espG2 gene encoding ESX-2 secretion-associated protein EspG2, whose amino-acid sequence MLTTTVDGLWVLQAVTGVEQTCPELGLRPLLPRLDTAERALRHPVAAELMAVGALDQAGNADPMVREWLTVLLRRDLGLLVTIGVPGGEPTRAAICRFATWWVVLERHGNLVRLYPAGTASDEAGAGELVVGQVERLCGVAEAAPLRPVTVDADELLHAVRDAGTLRSYLLSQRLDVDQLQMVTMAADPTRSAHATLVALQAGVGPEKSARILVGDSTVAIVDTAAGRICVESVTSGQRRYQVLSPGSRSDIGGAVQRLIRRLPAGDEWYSYRRVV is encoded by the coding sequence ATGCTGACGACGACGGTCGATGGCCTGTGGGTACTACAAGCGGTAACCGGGGTGGAACAAACCTGTCCGGAACTGGGATTACGGCCATTGTTGCCGCGGTTGGACACCGCCGAGCGGGCACTTCGCCACCCGGTGGCCGCCGAGTTGATGGCGGTGGGGGCTCTGGACCAGGCCGGTAATGCCGACCCCATGGTCCGTGAATGGCTGACCGTGCTGTTGCGACGCGACCTGGGGTTACTGGTAACGATCGGGGTGCCGGGCGGCGAACCGACGCGCGCGGCCATTTGCCGATTTGCCACCTGGTGGGTGGTCTTGGAACGCCACGGCAACCTGGTGCGGCTCTACCCGGCCGGCACCGCCAGTGACGAGGCCGGGGCCGGCGAACTCGTGGTGGGTCAGGTCGAGCGGTTGTGCGGTGTCGCTGAGGCCGCCCCGCTACGGCCGGTCACCGTCGACGCCGACGAACTACTACACGCCGTACGCGACGCCGGCACCTTGCGGTCGTATCTGCTCAGTCAGCGCCTGGACGTCGACCAGCTACAGATGGTAACCATGGCCGCCGATCCCACACGCTCCGCGCACGCCACCCTGGTGGCGCTGCAGGCAGGCGTCGGGCCGGAAAAGTCGGCGCGCATCCTGGTCGGCGATTCAACGGTGGCCATCGTGGACACTGCCGCCGGGCGCATCTGCGTCGAAAGCGTGACCTCGGGACAGCGACGTTACCAGGTCCTCTCGCCTGGATCGCGCTCTGATATCGGTGGGGCGGTGCAACGGCTCATCCGCCGCTTGCCCGCTGGTGACGAATGGTACTCATACCGGCGTGTGGTGTGA
- the eccD2 gene encoding ESX-2 secretion system protein EccD yields the protein MTAPHKVAFPARCAVNICYDKHLCSQVFPAGIPVEGFFEGMVELFDADLKRKGFDGVALPAGSYELHKINGVRLDINKSLDELGVQDGDTLVLVPRVAGESFEPQYESLSTGLAAMGKWLGRDGGDRMFAPVTSLTAAHTAMAIIAMAVGVVLALTLRTRTITDSPVPAAMAGGIGVLLVIGALVVWWGWRERRDLFSGFGWLAVVLLAVAAACAPPGALGAAHALIGLVVVVLGAITIGVATRKRWQTAVVTAVVTVCGILAAVAAVRMFRPVSMQVLAICVLVGLLVLIRMTPTVALWVARVRPPHFGSITGRDLFARRAGMPVDTVAPVSEADADDEDNELTDITARGTAIAASARLVNAVQVGMCVGVSLVLPAAVWGVLTPRQPWAWLALLVAGLTVGLFITQGRGFAAKYQAVALVCGASAAVCAGVLKYALDTPKGVQTGLLWPAIFVAAFAALGLAVALVVPATRFRPIIRLTVEWLEVLAMIALLPAAAALGGLFAWLRH from the coding sequence GTGACTGCGCCGCATAAGGTTGCTTTCCCGGCACGTTGTGCGGTCAACATTTGCTACGACAAGCATCTATGCTCCCAGGTATTCCCCGCCGGAATTCCAGTAGAGGGATTCTTCGAAGGAATGGTGGAGTTGTTCGATGCCGATCTGAAGCGCAAAGGTTTCGACGGGGTTGCGCTGCCGGCGGGTAGCTATGAGCTACACAAGATCAACGGGGTGCGGCTGGACATCAACAAGAGCCTCGACGAGCTGGGCGTTCAAGACGGTGACACGCTGGTGCTAGTACCCCGGGTTGCTGGCGAGTCGTTTGAGCCACAGTACGAATCGCTATCCACCGGGCTGGCGGCCATGGGCAAGTGGCTGGGGCGTGACGGCGGGGATCGGATGTTTGCGCCGGTAACCTCGCTGACTGCCGCCCACACCGCCATGGCGATTATCGCCATGGCGGTCGGAGTGGTGCTGGCCCTGACGTTGCGGACACGCACAATCACCGACAGCCCGGTCCCAGCTGCGATGGCTGGCGGGATTGGTGTGCTCCTGGTGATCGGGGCATTGGTGGTGTGGTGGGGTTGGCGGGAGCGCCGTGACCTGTTCAGTGGGTTCGGGTGGCTGGCGGTGGTGTTGCTTGCCGTGGCCGCCGCGTGCGCGCCGCCGGGCGCGCTCGGGGCGGCTCATGCGCTGATCGGGCTCGTGGTGGTGGTTCTGGGTGCGATCACGATCGGCGTGGCGACCCGCAAGCGGTGGCAGACCGCAGTGGTCACCGCGGTGGTAACGGTGTGCGGGATCCTTGCCGCTGTCGCCGCCGTCCGAATGTTTAGGCCGGTTTCGATGCAGGTGCTGGCGATTTGCGTGCTGGTAGGGCTGCTTGTCCTGATCAGGATGACTCCGACCGTTGCGTTGTGGGTGGCACGGGTACGACCCCCGCACTTCGGATCGATCACCGGCCGGGATCTGTTCGCGCGCCGTGCGGGAATGCCCGTCGATACGGTGGCTCCGGTCAGCGAAGCCGACGCCGACGATGAGGACAATGAACTGACCGACATCACCGCCCGCGGCACCGCGATCGCCGCGTCGGCGCGGCTGGTTAACGCGGTACAGGTGGGTATGTGCGTCGGGGTGTCGCTCGTACTGCCCGCCGCGGTATGGGGGGTGCTGACGCCACGTCAACCGTGGGCCTGGTTGGCGTTGTTGGTTGCCGGCTTGACGGTGGGCCTCTTCATCACCCAGGGCCGCGGGTTCGCCGCCAAATACCAAGCGGTCGCATTGGTGTGCGGGGCGTCCGCCGCGGTGTGTGCCGGGGTGCTTAAGTACGCCCTCGACACCCCGAAAGGTGTTCAGACCGGGCTGCTTTGGCCTGCGATCTTCGTCGCGGCTTTCGCCGCATTGGGTTTGGCCGTGGCCCTCGTGGTACCGGCGACGCGGTTTAGGCCGATCATCCGGTTGACCGTGGAATGGCTAGAAGTGCTGGCCATGATCGCGTTGTTACCAGCGGCTGCGGCCCTAGGGGGGCTGTTTGCATGGCTTCGCCACTAA
- a CDS encoding membrane protein — translation MTNPWNDPNMLDDGAIGRGDPSVRHHFRDSVSDTMRITDLAAPRKIPPGTGWRKFVYSVSFHKINPGESPRERHYRNLQGRIRRHIRRQYVITVVSGKGGVGVTTMAACIGGVFRECRPENVIAIDAVPSFGTLADRIDESPPGDYAAIINDTDVQGYADIREHLGQNTVGLDVLAGNRTSDQPRPLVPAMFSAVLSRLRRTHTVIVIDTSPDLEHDVMKAVLQSTDTLVFVSGITADRSRPVLRAVDYLRAQGYHELVSRSTVILNHTDSITDKDALAYLTERFTKVGAIVEAMPFDPHLAKGGIIDTVHELNKKSRLRLFEITAGLADKYVPDAERAAQ, via the coding sequence GTGACGAACCCGTGGAATGACCCGAATATGTTAGACGACGGCGCGATCGGACGCGGCGATCCGTCGGTGCGGCATCACTTTCGGGATTCGGTATCCGACACCATGCGTATTACCGATCTGGCTGCCCCTAGAAAGATTCCCCCGGGAACCGGTTGGCGGAAATTCGTCTATTCCGTTTCATTTCACAAAATTAATCCAGGTGAATCGCCCCGGGAACGGCACTACCGCAATTTACAGGGACGTATCCGTCGGCATATCCGTCGGCAATATGTCATCACGGTTGTGTCCGGCAAGGGCGGCGTGGGGGTCACCACGATGGCCGCGTGCATCGGCGGCGTGTTTCGGGAATGCCGCCCGGAGAACGTGATTGCGATCGACGCGGTTCCGAGTTTCGGTACCCTGGCCGACCGCATCGACGAGTCGCCGCCGGGGGATTACGCCGCCATTATCAACGACACCGATGTCCAGGGCTACGCAGACATTCGCGAACACCTGGGGCAAAACACGGTCGGGCTCGACGTACTGGCCGGAAATCGGACATCAGACCAGCCCAGGCCGCTCGTCCCGGCGATGTTCTCCGCAGTGTTGTCTCGGCTGCGGCGAACTCATACCGTCATTGTCATCGACACCTCGCCCGACCTAGAGCACGACGTGATGAAGGCAGTGCTGCAGAGCACCGACACCCTGGTGTTCGTCTCGGGAATCACCGCGGACCGGTCCCGGCCGGTGCTGCGGGCGGTGGACTACCTCAGGGCGCAGGGTTATCACGAGCTGGTCTCGCGCAGCACCGTGATCCTCAACCACACCGACAGCATTACCGACAAGGATGCGCTGGCCTACCTGACCGAACGTTTTACCAAGGTCGGTGCAATCGTGGAAGCAATGCCGTTCGATCCGCACCTGGCCAAAGGCGGGATCATTGATACGGTGCATGAATTAAATAAGAAGTCGCGGTTGCGGCTTTTCGAAATCACCGCCGGATTGGCCGACAAATACGTTCCGGATGCCGAACGGGCGGCGCAGTGA
- the eccE2 gene encoding ESX-2 secretion system protein EccE — translation MTSKLTGFSPRSARRVAGVWTVFVLASAGWALGGQLGAVMAVVVGVALVFVQWWGQPAWSWAVLGLRGRRPVKWNDPITLANNRSGGGVRVQDGVAVVAVQLLGRAHRATTVTGSVTVESDNVIDVVELAPLLRHPLDLELDSISVVTFGSRTGTVGDYPRVYDAEIGTPPYAGRRETWLIMRLPVIGNTQALRWRTSVGAAAISVAQRVASSLRCQGLRAKLATATDLAELDRRLGSDAVAGSAQRWKAIRGEAGWMTTYAYPAEAISSRVLSQAWTLRADEVIQNVTVYPDATCTATITVRTPTPAPTPPSVILRRLNGEQAAAAAANMCGPRPHLRGQRRCPLPAQLVTEIGPSGVLIGKLSNGDRLMIPVTDAGELSRVFVAADDTIAKRIVIRVVGAGERVCVHTRDQERWASVRMPQLSIVGTPRPAPRTTVGVVEYVRRRKNGDDGKSEGSGVDVAISPTPRPASVITIARPGTSLSESDRHGFEVTIEQIDRATVKVGAAGQNWLVEMEMFRAENRYVSLEPVTMSIGR, via the coding sequence TTGACGTCCAAGCTGACCGGGTTCAGCCCGCGCAGTGCGAGGCGGGTCGCCGGGGTGTGGACAGTGTTCGTGCTCGCGTCGGCGGGCTGGGCGCTGGGCGGCCAGCTAGGTGCGGTCATGGCTGTCGTGGTCGGCGTCGCCTTGGTGTTCGTACAGTGGTGGGGTCAGCCGGCGTGGTCGTGGGCGGTACTGGGGCTGCGGGGTCGGCGTCCCGTCAAATGGAATGACCCAATTACCTTGGCCAACAACCGATCCGGGGGTGGCGTCCGCGTGCAAGACGGTGTCGCGGTGGTGGCGGTGCAACTTCTCGGCCGAGCGCACCGGGCGACTACGGTCACCGGGTCGGTGACCGTAGAAAGCGACAACGTGATTGACGTCGTTGAGCTCGCGCCGTTGCTGCGCCACCCGCTGGACCTGGAACTCGATTCAATCAGCGTCGTCACCTTCGGCTCGCGAACCGGCACCGTCGGCGATTACCCGCGGGTGTATGACGCGGAGATCGGTACGCCGCCGTATGCCGGGCGGCGCGAAACGTGGCTGATCATGCGGCTTCCGGTGATCGGCAACACCCAAGCTTTACGCTGGCGTACCAGCGTTGGGGCCGCTGCCATTTCGGTCGCCCAACGCGTTGCCAGCTCCCTGCGCTGTCAGGGCTTGCGCGCCAAACTGGCCACCGCAACAGACTTGGCTGAGCTTGATCGCCGGCTGGGGTCGGACGCGGTAGCCGGGAGTGCGCAGCGCTGGAAAGCTATCCGCGGTGAAGCCGGGTGGATGACGACGTATGCGTACCCGGCTGAGGCGATTTCGTCGCGGGTTCTCTCGCAAGCCTGGACGCTGCGTGCCGATGAGGTCATCCAGAACGTAACGGTGTATCCGGACGCGACGTGCACCGCGACCATCACCGTGCGCACACCGACGCCGGCGCCTACCCCGCCCAGTGTGATCTTGCGTCGGCTCAATGGTGAGCAAGCCGCCGCGGCTGCGGCCAACATGTGCGGGCCACGTCCACACCTACGCGGACAGCGGCGCTGCCCGTTGCCGGCGCAGCTAGTCACCGAGATCGGACCGTCGGGGGTGTTGATTGGCAAGCTGAGCAACGGGGACCGGCTGATGATTCCCGTTACCGACGCCGGTGAGCTGTCGCGCGTCTTCGTGGCCGCGGACGACACGATCGCCAAGAGGATCGTGATTCGCGTCGTCGGTGCCGGTGAGCGGGTGTGTGTGCACACTCGCGACCAAGAGCGTTGGGCCAGCGTACGCATGCCGCAGTTGAGCATCGTCGGCACACCACGGCCCGCGCCGCGCACCACTGTCGGCGTCGTGGAGTACGTGCGGCGGCGCAAGAACGGCGATGACGGCAAATCTGAAGGCAGCGGTGTCGATGTCGCGATTTCGCCCACGCCACGGCCAGCCAGTGTCATCACCATTGCCCGACCCGGTACCTCGCTGTCCGAGAGCGATCGGCATGGCTTCGAGGTGACCATCGAACAAATCGATCGGGCAACGGTGAAAGTCGGTGCGGCAGGACAAAACTGGCTGGTTGAGATGGAAATGTTCCGTGCGGAGAACCGCTATGTCAGCCTTGAGCCGGTCACGATGTCGATAGGCCGGTAG
- the PE36 gene encoding PE family protein PE36 (Member of the Mycobacterium tuberculosis PE family, PGRS subfamily of ala-, gly-rich proteins) yields MVWSVQPEAVLASAAAESAISAETEAAAAGAAPALLSTTPMGGDPDSAMFSAALNACGASYLGVVAEHASQRGLFAG; encoded by the coding sequence ATGGTTTGGTCTGTGCAACCAGAAGCAGTGCTGGCGTCGGCAGCTGCCGAGTCGGCGATCAGTGCGGAAACCGAGGCAGCGGCCGCCGGAGCGGCGCCAGCCCTGCTTAGCACCACGCCGATGGGTGGTGATCCCGACTCCGCGATGTTCTCCGCAGCGCTCAACGCGTGCGGTGCCAGCTACCTGGGTGTCGTTGCCGAACACGCCAGTCAGCGCGGCCTGTTCGCGGGTTAG
- the PPE69 gene encoding PPE family protein PPE69 (Member of the Mycobacterium tuberculosis PPE protein family), translating to MPDPGWAARTPEANDLLLTAGTGVGTHLANQTAWTTLGASHHASGVASAINTAATAASWLGVGSAASALNVTMLNATLHGLAGWVDVKPAVVSTAIAAFETANAAMRPAPECMENRDEWGVDNAINPSVLWTLTPRIVSLDVEYFGVMWPNNAAVGATYGGVLAALAESLAIPPPVATMGASPAAPAQAAAAVGQAAAEAAAGDGMRSAYQGVQAGSTGAGQSTSAGENFGNQLSTFMQPMQAVMQAAPQALQAPSGLMQAPMSAMQPLQSMVGMFANPGALGMGGAAPGASAASAAGGISAAATEVGAGGGGAALGGGGMPATSFTRPVSAFESGTSGRPVGLRPSGALGADVVRAPTTTVGGTPIGGMPVGHAAGGHRGSHGKSEQAATVRVVDDRR from the coding sequence ATGCCCGATCCAGGATGGGCTGCGCGGACACCTGAGGCCAACGACCTGCTGCTCACGGCGGGCACCGGCGTGGGCACCCATCTGGCCAATCAAACGGCGTGGACCACACTGGGCGCCAGCCACCACGCCTCGGGTGTCGCGTCGGCGATCAACACCGCCGCCACCGCGGCGAGCTGGTTGGGTGTCGGGTCGGCGGCCTCGGCGCTTAACGTCACCATGCTCAACGCCACGCTGCACGGACTGGCCGGCTGGGTCGACGTGAAGCCGGCCGTGGTATCGACCGCGATCGCGGCGTTTGAGACCGCCAACGCGGCCATGCGCCCTGCCCCCGAGTGCATGGAGAACCGCGACGAATGGGGCGTCGACAACGCCATCAACCCCAGCGTGCTGTGGACACTAACGCCTCGAATCGTCTCTTTGGACGTCGAGTATTTCGGGGTGATGTGGCCGAATAACGCCGCGGTGGGCGCCACCTACGGAGGGGTTCTCGCCGCGCTGGCCGAGAGTCTGGCAATTCCGCCGCCGGTCGCGACCATGGGTGCATCTCCGGCCGCTCCGGCACAGGCTGCGGCGGCGGTTGGCCAGGCGGCCGCCGAGGCCGCGGCCGGTGACGGGATGCGTTCCGCCTACCAGGGCGTGCAGGCAGGGTCAACCGGCGCGGGTCAGTCAACGTCGGCGGGTGAGAACTTCGGCAATCAGCTCAGCACGTTCATGCAGCCGATGCAGGCGGTGATGCAAGCGGCCCCGCAGGCGCTGCAGGCGCCGTCGGGACTGATGCAGGCACCGATGAGCGCGATGCAGCCGCTGCAATCGATGGTGGGCATGTTCGCCAACCCGGGCGCACTGGGCATGGGCGGGGCGGCGCCGGGAGCCTCGGCGGCTTCGGCGGCCGGTGGGATATCGGCCGCGGCCACCGAGGTCGGTGCGGGCGGCGGAGGCGCCGCCCTGGGCGGCGGCGGTATGCCAGCGACGAGCTTCACACGTCCCGTCAGCGCTTTCGAATCGGGCACCAGCGGCAGGCCGGTCGGGTTGCGGCCCAGCGGGGCTTTGGGCGCCGACGTCGTGCGCGCGCCGACGACCACGGTGGGTGGCACCCCTATCGGAGGCATGCCGGTCGGACATGCGGCGGGGGGTCACCGCGGATCCCATGGCAAGTCCGAGCAGGCCGCGACGGTGCGTGTTGTCGATGACCGGCGGTAG
- the esxD gene encoding ESAT-6 like protein EsxD: MADTIQVTPQMLRSTANDIQANMEQAMGIAKGYLANQENVMNPATWSGTGVVASHMTATEITNELNKVLTGGTRLAEGLVQAAALMEGHEADSQTAFQALFGASHGS; the protein is encoded by the coding sequence GTGGCAGACACAATTCAGGTAACACCGCAGATGCTGCGCAGCACCGCCAACGATATCCAGGCGAATATGGAGCAAGCCATGGGAATCGCCAAGGGCTACCTAGCCAACCAGGAAAACGTCATGAACCCCGCCACCTGGTCTGGTACCGGCGTCGTTGCTTCGCATATGACAGCCACCGAGATCACCAATGAATTGAACAAGGTCCTTACCGGGGGCACGCGCCTGGCCGAGGGCCTCGTGCAGGCCGCAGCCCTGATGGAGGGACACGAGGCGGACTCGCAGACAGCGTTTCAGGCGCTGTTCGGCGCTAGCCACGGATCCTGA
- the esxC gene encoding ESAT-6 like protein EsxC: MSDQITYNPGAVSDFASDVGSRAGQLHMIYEDTASKTNALQEFFAGHGAQGFFDAQAQMLSGLQGLIETVGQHGTTTGHVLDNAIGTDQAIAGLF; encoded by the coding sequence ATGTCAGATCAAATCACGTATAACCCGGGAGCCGTATCCGACTTCGCTTCCGACGTGGGCTCGCGCGCCGGCCAGCTCCACATGATTTACGAAGACACCGCCAGCAAAACAAATGCGCTGCAAGAGTTTTTCGCGGGCCACGGCGCGCAAGGGTTTTTCGACGCCCAGGCGCAGATGCTGTCGGGGCTGCAGGGGCTCATTGAGACGGTGGGTCAGCATGGGACTACCACCGGCCACGTGCTGGACAACGCGATCGGAACCGACCAGGCCATCGCGGGCTTGTTCTAA